The segment TTCCTCCCATGCCCTCGCTGCCGATCTCAGAGATTTGAGACATGAGCCCCGCCGACGAGTCTTGCCTCGAAGAAAAGCTTATCTGACCCTTTAATCGATTTGTTCCATCCCCCATGGAGTCGTTCCCATTCCTGAAACTCGGCATGCCTCTCATCATCGCAAAGCCTATAAAACCGTACAAATTTAGCGTCCTTTCATTCAAAGAATCCAATAGCAACAgttcattaaaaaaaacaaaagagagaacTTTTGTATTAGCTGAGATGTAGCTGCTACAAAACGAGACGAGAAATGCTGAACTGGAAAAGATTTCTCCGCCCTCCTTGTCTTAACGTCATTTGTTGTTTTAGGCAAGATGAAATTTTTGCTACCGTACTTATTCCCCAAACAGAAACTTTTCAAAAATTCCCAATTTAAGTCTTATGGAACAGTTTGGTCTGCATGGCTCCATATAATAAATGTGAATTTTTTTCATATATCTCCGGTTTTAAAGCTGGTCCATTAAATAGACAACAGTTCTACAGAGAAGAACAGGGGGGAGAGAGTACCATTTTCTACATTCAAGTGAGAGAAAAGGCCCGCGGGGGAGCTACTGTGCCGGATGAGATTGGAGCAGTTCCCGCCGCTGCCGCCAACAGCGGCGCCGGCGGCGGTCTTCATCTGCTCCTCCTCCATAGCCATCGAGCTCACCACCCGGTAGGAGCTGTCGACCGAGCTGTGGCTCGGCAATTGTTGCTGCGAGTGGTACAGCATCTGGGAAGCACCGGAGAAACCGGCGCTCTGCTGGCCCACGAGCTGCTCCGCCCCGCCGTGCTCAATCGCCGCAGAAGCCGCCGCAGGCGGCGGTGGCGGAGCGAACTGGGGGCTCCTCTGGCCGCCCGTGGCGGCGGAGGAGGCCGGTTTGTCTCGGATCTCGTCCCGAGGATCCGGCGCCAGGAACCGGGCGAACATGATCTCCGTTCCGGGGCTGGAGGGCCTCACCGGGAGGAAGTCCTCGCACACCTCCCCGAGCAGAGAGCTCGGGGCCGATCGGTACCGGAGCAAGCCGGAGCTcatttgctgctgctgctgatggTGGCGGCTGAGGAGATCCGCTTCCTCTTTCTGGTGGTTGAAAGACGCCGCTGCAGGAGGGTACGGAAGGTTTAGATCCTTCGCCGCCGTCGCAGGAGGAGATCCGAACATCACTCTtcgctctcctcctcctcctcctcttattCCCCTTTGCTCCACCAGATCCGACCGCAAAACCCCTATTCCAACcttttctctcctcttcttctactCCTAGAACTCGTCCCCCTCAGAGAGCAAGCGAAGTTTCGATTTTCCGAGGATTTCTCGAGAGATCTCTACCTGCAGCTCTTCGAACCCAAGCTATCGGAATCAAAACCAGATCAACACGATACCAGAAGCTCCAATTCAGTTGAAACCCcaggcttccgcctcttcgcCATTAGCCGAGCTCGAACAAACCCGATATCTCTCAAAAACCGATGTCCAAACCTCCCAAGCTTCGATTTTTAACCCAAATTCGCCCGTTTATCCCACCTCAAACGCCAAAATCGatcagaaacaaagaaagaaaaagcacGAAATCTTCTCAAAAACCTCTGAAAAGAACCCCGAGAAGGCAGTTTCTTGCACGCCtcgcctccgcctcctccaaGCCTCTACCTTACTCAACTCGCCAGTACCGACGACCCGGCAGAGAAATCGACCGGTCTTCCTTCCCCTGTCCTCTTCTCTAAACTCCCCCTTCTAATTATTTTCTCCCTACTCCGTCTCCTCCAAGAACCGAAAACATGGAAGTGGTTTTCGGCTTTTTATATCCAAGAACGAAAGAGAGAGACAAGGAGAAGCGCGAGAGCGTCGCCAATAGGAGACTTGCAGACGCGAGCattccctcttctcctccacaACGCTCCCATCGGCTAATATATACCAACGA is part of the Phoenix dactylifera cultivar Barhee BC4 unplaced genomic scaffold, palm_55x_up_171113_PBpolish2nd_filt_p 000064F, whole genome shotgun sequence genome and harbors:
- the LOC103696645 gene encoding transcription factor bHLH130-like → MFGSPPATAAKDLNLPYPPAAASFNHQKEEADLLSRHHQQQQQMSSGLLRYRSAPSSLLGEVCEDFLPVRPSSPGTEIMFARFLAPDPRDEIRDKPASSAATGGQRSPQFAPPPPPAAASAAIEHGGAEQLVGQQSAGFSGASQMLYHSQQQLPSHSSVDSSYRVVSSMAMEEEQMKTAAGAAVGGSGGNCSNLIRHSSSPAGLFSHLNVENGFAMMRGMPSFRNGNDSMGDGTNRLKGQISFSSRQDSSAGLMSQISEIGSEGMGGTSPEKSNLGVGNGRGRCYIPGFPVATWDDSPLLSDNYSGLKRVREAEGKIVAGLNPSEPQNGEIGNHVSGLTHQFSLPRTSSELVAIEKFLQFQDAVPCRIRAKRGCATHPRSIAERVRRTKISERMRKLQELVPNMDKQTNTADMLDFAVVYIKDLQKQVKTLSESRAGCTCSASKQRPNTIPSV